The Lycium barbarum isolate Lr01 chromosome 10, ASM1917538v2, whole genome shotgun sequence genome includes a region encoding these proteins:
- the LOC132615415 gene encoding subtilisin-like protease SBT1.7 — protein MATLTFFIIFTSIFLPIASEPLLSTYVVHVDTKTRPSHYLTHDEWYNSMIESVLDNKIDSDSTSPRMFYSYDVVLQGFAARLTDQESKKLSDFPEINGIFKDHFRIKLDTTHSSEFLGLNTNYGLWPESNFGDDVIIGLVDTGIWPESESFKDDGPIPSRWKGKCVDGIAFNATRSCNRKLIGSRNFVKGNNIQSPRDQDGHGTHTASTAAGAEVAGANVFGFAKGKARGIASKARIAMYKACGKMFCAESDVLAAIECAIKDGVDILSLSLGYGRDPFYEDPVAIGTFAAVKRNIFVACSAGNIGPYNFSVHNTAPWMTTVGAGSLDRDFPVEIKLSNNKTFVGSSLYPGKISGKNYPLVYIGNCSRMTIARYKVKGRIVVCNTSKFEAPTNGILIQKADGVGLIQLNLATEGQGLRAMAYTLPSATLGYKEGIELVSFIKSNAYPTARFVRRKGTVVGKTERAPSVVSFSSRGPKGVVPEVLKPDLIAPGLNILAAWPGDISPTRLKMDPRRVKFNILSGTSMACPHLAGVAALVRSVHPEWSPAAIKSALMTTSISFDNGQLPIVKHEDMELATPISIGAGHVNPESAIDPGLIYDADTSDYVKFLCSLNYTEKQMKFFSYEANPCSGSCGITPLDLNYPSFSVMFRPDSSVHVLKRTLTHVAATKPEEYRVKIVNLNSEKISLSIEPMKLMFNETLKKQSYMVKFESHYVFNTSRRIAEQMAFGSVSWESEKHTVRSPFAVMWVQQNFNNSGFFI, from the exons ATGGCTACACTCACTTTCTTCATAATCTTCACATCTATATTTTTACCAATTGCATCTGAGCCTCTGTTGTCAACTTATGTTGTCCATGTTGATACCAAAACAAGACCATCTCATTACTTAACTCATGATGAATGGTACAATTCAATGATTGAATCAGTTCTTGATAACAAAATAGACTCAGATTCTACTTCTCCAAGGATGTTCTACTCATATGATGTAGTCTTACAAGGCTTTGCAGCAAGATTGACTGATCAAGAATCCAAAAAATTAAGTGACTTCCCAGAAATCAATGGCATTTTCAAAGACCATTTTAGGATTAAGCTTGATACTACGCATTCGTCCGAATTTCTTGGACTAAACACAAATTATGGGCTGTGGCCAGAGTCTAATTTTGGAGATGATGTTATAATTGGCCTTGTTGATACTGGAATTTGGCCTGAAAGTGAGAGCTTCAAGGATGATGGTCCTATTCCATCAAGGTGGAAAGGCAAATGTGTCGATGGAATCGCGTTCAATGCCACGAGGAGTTGTAACAGAAAACTTATTGGTTCTAGGAATTTCGTTAAAGGGAATAATATCCAATCGCCACGAGATCAAGACGGGCATGGAACCCATACTGCTTCAACTGCAGCAGGGGCAGAG GTTGCTGGTGCCAATGTATTCGGTTTTGCAAAGGGGAAAGCACGAGGGATTGCGAGCAAGGCTCGGATTGCAATGTATAAAGCCTGTGGGAAGATGTTTTGCGCAGAGTCTGATGTTTTAGCAGCTATTGAATGTGCTATAAAGGATGGTGTAGACATACTTTCACTTTCATTGGGATACGGGCGCGATCCGTTTTATGAAGATCCAGTGGCAATTGGAACATTTGCTGCTGTTAAAAGGAACATCTTTGTTGCATGTTCAGCTGGAAATATTGGACCATATAACTTTTCAGTTCACAATACAGCACCTTGGATGACAACAGTTGGAGCTGGATCACTCGATCGCGATTTCCCCGTTGAAATCAAGTTATCAAACAACAAGACTTTTGTTGGTTCTTCTCTTTATCCAGGGAAAATAAGTGGTAAAAATTACCCTCTTGTTTATATTGGGAATTGTTCAAGAATGACTATCGCTCGTTATAAAGTTAAAGGAAGGATTGTAGTTTGCAACACTAGTAAATTTGAAGCTCCAACAAATGGGATTTTAATTCAGAAAGCAGATGGTGTTGGATTGATTCAATTAAATCTTGCCACTGAAGGACAGGGCCTGAGAGCAATGGCTTACACATTACCTTCTGCAACATTGGGTTATAAAGAAGGGATAGAACTTGTTTCTTTCATTAAATCCAATGCTTATCCAACAGCAAGATTCGTACGTCGAAAGGGTACTGTTGTTGGGAAAACAGAGAGAGCTCCAAGTGTTGTTAGCTTTTCTTCAAGAGGGCCAAAAGGTGTTGTTCCTGAAGTCCTCAAACCGGACTTAATTGCTCCGGGTTTGAACATTCTTGCAGCGTGGCCAG GTGACATTTCCCCGACACGTCTCAAGATGGATCCAAGGAGAGTGAAGTTCAACATACTCTCGGGTACGTCAATGGCATGCCCTCACCTCGCCGGGGTGGCTGCACTAGTCCGCTCCGTTCATCCAGAATGGTCCCCGGCTGCTATAAAATCAGCACTGATGACAACATCCATATCATTTGACAATGGACAACTTCCTATAGTGAAACACGAAGACATGGAGCTAGCAACTCCAATCAGCATTGGAGCTGGTCACGTGAACCCTGAATCAGCTATTGATCCAGGGCTAATATACGATGCTGATACATCAGACTACGTCAAATTTCTATGCAGCTTGAACTACACTGAAAAACAGATGAAATTTTTCTCATATGAGGCAAATCCGTGCTCTGGTTCTTGTGGAATTACTCCACTAGATCTTAACTATCCATCGTTCTCCGTTATGTTCAGGCCTGATTCCTCTGTTCATGTACTCAAGCGGACGTTAACACACGTCGCGGCGACTAAGCCAGAGGAGTATAGAGTCAAGATAGTTAATCTGAATTCCGAAAAGATTAGTTTAAGTATAGAGCCAATGAAGCTGATGTTCAATGAAACTTTGAAGAAACAAAGCTATATGGTGAAATTTGAGAGCCATTATGTTTTCAACACCAGCAGGAGGATAGCTGAGCAAATGGCATTTGGCTCCGTATCATGGGAAAGTGAAAAGCACACTGTTAGGAGCCCCTTTGCTGTTATGTGGGTTCAACAAAACTTCAATAACAGTGGATTCTTTATATAA